From the genome of Paralichthys olivaceus isolate ysfri-2021 chromosome 4, ASM2471397v2, whole genome shotgun sequence:
ATCCCTTAAAGTAAAATCTGACTGAAAAATACACGCTCAAAACACAATATCCAGCGGAAAACGTCGCAAATCCTCACGCCTGTCATTTTGTATCTTCAAAGCTGAGTGCGGTTGGTGGATATGAGCGCTGGCAGCTGGACCCCTCAGTAATATCACAAAGGGAATCAGAgtctgctgtggaaatcacCCTGACAGTAAGGGGAGCCTCCAGTGATGCCTGCACAGTCCAGGGGCCGTGAGGGTTGATATCTGCTCTAAAGGACGGCATGTTGGGAAACACTCCCCACTGTGCCCCCTCTTTTAGAAGGGTCACAGAACCCACTCTGAACCAGCCCCAGCACTTCAACCAGCCCTGAACGAGCATCTCCAGGTTAATAGGtaacttctgtctctctctgtctgtgctgaACTCAGAGCTGCTCTCCCACAATCCTCTTCAATCATCAAAACTACACACATCACATGGGTCAACTTGTTTTCAGGTGCCCTGCAAAAGCAACCCTCTAACTCTTGGGTAAGGCTGCAGCACTAATCCTGCAGAGCAGCGTGTACAAGCCCTGAGCAGTCAGCATCAACCTGGGACATGACAGCTCACTCAACCTTCAAGAACACAGTTGCAAAACAGCCCAACAAAATTAAGCTCCCATGCAATCACAACATTGAATGTCACTCCCTCTCCCCTGCTCTCCCATGGGAAAGAGTGCACTCACCTTCAAAGCTGCCCCTCTgcgcctctctccctctctgtcctgcacGTAAACCACGCCGCAGACCGTCCCTGCTCCTTCCACCTCTCACTCATGAAACTAGCCAGGACACACAAGCTCCCTctctatctcactctctctttttccctctctctctctctccctctcactttgAGCCCTCGCTCTGCCTGCCACCACGAAGGACTTCCCGGTTGACAGgcatcaccatggcaacccaCCTCGGCCCCCGTTCAAAAGCCACCCATGCTCTTGGCCCGTCAGTCCGGGGCACCTCCTTCACTGAAGCGGCCCTATTGTTGCGATAAGGTGATATTTCACAGCGCAGGGTTAACCAAGGGGGAACGTAAATAGTTCATCACCTCCACCGCCCAGACACTGACCAATGACTTCATGGACCCCCTCCTAACTTTATCTCTCCCATGCCCACCCCCTCTccttttgtgtatgtgtttttcagtgtgtgtgtgtgtgtgtgtgtgtccaaaggCCAGGTCTCAGGCAGGAAAGGAGAATAGGAGCTCTGTTTGTTCCACTAGCTCTGGAAGTGTTTCAGAGTCGTTACTCAACAACATCTAATCAACCGCTGACACCACAACTCCTGTAGACTTATCTCACATGATCACACTCACCAGCAGTAACACGACTGAAGGACAAAGATTAAAATATGATTTGCTTTTTCAACATCAAATTATTATCCAAGTTGAAGATGCAATGAGTGTATTGATAAGACGATTTCCAGAAAGATTGACTGTTCCAACCCCAGAGCCTACAACAAAAGGGAATGGAGCACATTCTCAAAGCACGTTGGTGCTCCAGCGTGTACCACTTGCCCAAATTAAACAAGGATTACCAGTTTTCCTGCATTTCTTGCCAATAGAGACGAACAACTGCAGAACTTGAAATCCAACCTGCTGACGGGCTTGTTTTTGGCACTTGGACTTGTACTTTGGAGTGTGCAGCACGAGGACTGAGTGACAAGGTCCACCCTGCAGGTGAGTGATCCGCTCACCTGCTGACGAACACAATCAGCTGTTAAGCCACATGTCATTCTAAGCCCTGGCAAAAACCTTCATGAAAAATGTtatatgcaagtgtgtgtgtatctgtttaaCACACTATGGGGACTTACGGTGACAAACGGCAAGTCCCCATAACCGACATGTTTTATGGTttgtttaggttaaggttaggattAAGGTTTAGGTTTATGTTTAGGTTAACGTTAGGTTTAAGTTAAGGTTAGGTAAAGGTTGGGTTTAAGGTAATGTTAGGTTAGGGTATGGTTTcatttaaggttaggttaaggtttgggTAAGAGTTAGGGTTAGACAAATAGTAACTATGGTTAGAgttagagtaagtctccaggaaatcaatacATGTCAATGTGATGTCCTCTGAAGGcatggagacacaactgtgcatgcatgtgtgtgtgtgtgtgtgtgtttgtgtgcatgctgcCCAGTTCCACCTTGAAATTGAAGTCCTCAgcttttttaataattcagtgGTTTGGCTTGGTGCAGCGGGGCAGATATCCATTTACTGAGCCTGTACTCCTCACTGGGCTGTTTTTGCCAAACGGTTGAGCTGCTGAACCTGAAGTGGCGAGCTAGGCCAGCGCAGGCTTTAGCACCGGAGGCCCCCCCCCTTCAAAATCTGTGTCCCACTGCAGCAAACCTTCGCCCCGCTGTGACCACATCTGACACCCTGCCACTCCGCAGCTAACAGGGTCTAAATGAGGTAATCACGCAAGCCGTGATTGCTGCTTTGGCCTTGTACTCAACACGTCTCCCACACTGAATCCTTGTCTCTTCGCCAAACAAAGACAGGGCATTTATTACAGGGCAACATTGTCAGTACAGGAGGACAGAGCCATGACCCTCAGCCCACCTCCTCACATTGATGGATTCCAGCACAGTTCTGTATAAAGGCCCAACACACTGAGAGGTATGTGCCAGTACGTTACTGCAGCAGCTCATTAAAAATCCTGACAGCTGAAGATTCCAGCAAGTGAATAAACCATGACATAAATCTGTTATGTAATCAAAAATCAAATTACTCAATGATTACAGCCCTgggctttttctttttaccaacTCCAATactcagagaaaacaagagacagCAAGTCTGCAAAAATCACAAGATAAAATCATCATTAAATAGGAAGATATAAGCAGAGAGTTACGAGTTCACAGATAAACAAGCCGCAAAGCAGAGATAAGGAGCAGCACTGGACATCATCATACACTGCTGTATGTGTCATTCATACCACAGGTCGCTCTCTGAGGTACGACTTGTGGaatgtcaaaacacaaacacaaaagcatcAGAGTTTATTTTAGCAGTAAACAACATTCTTCTGAGCCGTGCACGTCCCAAGACTCACAGCGTTGGACAACGAGGACAAACATCCCTCGAGTACAGTGATAAATCCTCATGGGACCTGCTGCTCACAGGATGCTCACTTTGAGAAGTTTggtgaaaaaaatgacagagcGGAAAATATTCGCTCATGAAAgttacagacaaaaacaagtaaCACCACAAGGAGGAGGCAGCTTTCAGACACAACCACaagcaaacaataaaatatttgacaatgataaaataaaatctttctCATACACCCTCATACCATTTCCCATAGAACCACTCTACTGTTGCTCAACAACATTCAGGGGGAAATCACAATGACAGGTCAAAGATAAACAGCTTTATCTATTTGGTCACAGTGGTTTCCAGTGATAATACAAATCCAGTGATgaaggacaacaacaacaacatgatgcTGAAATCTGTGTCAGGAGCAGTGCAGCACAAAACTACTCAATCACAACTCTAGTCTGTCACATGACGataacagaggaaaaacaaacctcTTTTTGAATTGTGAAGATGTATTTCCCTGTGATACGAATGCTTTAGCTCGAGTGGCAGCACAAGTTGTGCGGTACTTACAGGCGAGTGCAGGCTGAGGTCTCCTCAGAGCAGACGGAGAGGGGAAGTGAATGAAAAAGAAGGAGGGAACCActgctcttctttctctctcacacacactccctcccttttctctctttctaagGCCAACACAGTGTCTTTTCTCCTCAGTGAATGATTCAGCGTGGGCCTGAATGTTTGACTGGGTGCTCGTAggagtgtgtgtacgtgtgtgtgtgtgtgtgaagctcaTCATGGAGAAAGCGCTCAGTAATAGTTTCCATCCACAGCTGGAAATAATAGAGCTTCCCATACAGGCCCAGGCTCAGTGGTACCGCCCTCCAGTGTTTTACATGCAGCGGAAGAGGAGGCGATCTCCACGGCGATTTCAATAAATAGGCCTGAGTGACACATGCATCATGATGGCATCAGTCACTGTCTTCAGATGGAGGGTCACTTTCATACCAAGACCAAAAGCTTATCTATgagatccagatgtttcagttttctttctcaCTTGTCACATTGCAAGGTCAATCTGTACAACcaggagagagaacacacacacatacattcatgtCTCCAGACAAAGTTACACTGACCTAATACTTGCCTACCCCACACCCTTATCTCAACCTTAACCTCAAACTTAACCTTAACGTTTACCTACTCTTAACCAAAACCCTCTTCACCTAAACCAAatcttaacctaaacctaaacctatgAGCAAACCTAAGTTAACCTAAGATAAAGCTAAACAtaaacccaaaccctaacccttgcCCTTAACGCCCCTTAAGGCACTCTTAGGAGTAGCAGGATTGTGATTGCCTCCCTACCGCTCTAGTGGCCCACCTTCAACTGCTCGCCACAGGGAACGGTAGAGGAACAGGTCCAGAGATCAAGATTCGATTAAGACGCCTCAGAAGTCATCATTGACAATCTTCCACAAACCTATTCATCTGGATATCCTCCTACACCCTCTGTTGGCCATAATTAAATGATGTATAAGaaaacccctaaccctaacccatgaTGTGTACCCTGTTGTCCATGCTCCTCTTGACACTTAAGGTGTCCCCTGTCCCCAACCTAACCATCACCCTATACCCTAATCCTAACTGGACAATAAACCTAATCTAAACATAACCCCAGCTCTAACTCAAAACCAAATGTAAACCTAACTTTACATAAAAAACCTAACCCCAATCGTAACACTGcacctaacccctaaccctaccctaacctcaaaacatgtcttcaatttaaaatgtcaaaagattGACATTTTATGATTTACTGACTGTGTAACCAGCCATATGTCCCCACAACTCGAGGAATACCTGGattacacacccacacacacacacacagtctcagtaTTTCCATGTTCAGTTCCAGTACCAGGCCCGACTTCCCCACCCTGCATGAATACACCCTAAAGCACTAAAGCCAAAAGAAGTAGTGCTACTGCTTTCCTACGTCCACAGTATCCTCACAGCAGAtcatctgtttctctgtgactACAGTGAAAGTGTGAAGCTATTGTTGAGGCCCTTCGTCTCTGCAGTTCCCAGTTTACTGCTCCTGACACATTAGTCTGCAGATGCTTGCTGAATTCTTGCACCCTCTGTGCAGAAGCAGTTCCCAGCTCTGCCatccaaaataaatattaaacatggTTGGCCGCAAGATCAGAAAGCAGGtctcatctctgtctttttcccCAGAGTCCATCTTCACATGTCCCATGTGACGAGGTGTCAGCCAATAGCTCCAGAGTCACATCTTGAACTGCTTTTATGAGGAATACATGAAATCTGCATATATAGTTTATGAGGCATATTTTGCCTTAAGTGCATCAACGGAAAaggttgttgctgtttttatgtttatacattttttattctcttttttctctttttattcgGATTAAATTAGGATTGGTTACAGTAGTAAATTCTCAGAAAAGGGGGATATTAGCAGCTATTAGAGCCAATGCATTATTTTTACCCCATCCCATCCCCCCTTAAAACTGGAAACTGTTTAGAATCTCGTGTTAGAAAATGTTTCTGCAACAAACTCATTTCTGAGTCAAGGGAAAAAGATGCACATTGTTCTTTGTAGCGACCATTGATTTGATGAGCAGAGCTACACTGCCTCCCAGTGGTGCTAAAGAGAACTGTGTGCAGCTGTGTTCAATTTGAACAGAGCCACCAGAAGATGTCGCTAGAATCACAAACATGAAACTATCAGTCTGTGGAAATGGTTTCGCAACAAAAAGTCATAACACATTTGCCAGAGCAGGACGGGATGCACACCTTATCATTTACTGTAACTGGAAAATGAGAGCAGGAGAACACCACAGTTGTTTGTCAGTAACATTGTCCTGTCACTGAATGGTTTGATGAGAATCAAATTGATGCAGATCACTTGCTATGGCCTTCACAGTCACAGTGTCCTGGTCTCAACCTATAGTTAAACTCCCATGAGAGTTATTGGGCTGATGTGTCTGACGGTGCTCTTCTCGCCACCATCGCCAAAACACCAAACGAGGGAATAATCCCAcatgctgctgttattttggcaCCAAGTGGTGGCCCAAGACTTGTCGTTTTTAGCAAGACACTTTAcgttgttttttcctctcatttgtTATCCATCAGTATTTATACTGTTATTGGGCTTCAGGCGTTTGCGAAATATCAGGCTaataaatgagaggaaaagtATAGGCTTGTTTAACTTTCAGAGAATGAATCTTGTCACCCGTTGGTATCCATGAAACACAGCGAAAATCTCTATCAGGATCCAACATCATGTTCTCACACCTACATGTGGCAGAATCTGTACATATGGAGCTGTTGCAAgtatgaatgaaaagaaaaagcagtgtAAATGTGAATCGGTGACAAAAAGCTTCGGTGCTTTGACCTGACATTGAACAGCATAGATAAGGATGGTCAACAAGTAAGAATGAAACTAAAAACAGCTGGTCAAATTACTTTCACTTTGAAGAGCTACACAAAATGACACAAAGGTGAATAATCAAAGACAATAACAGTTAAATTATCAGTCGTAAATTGATATCAATCTTTATTGATCACCACATAACACAACAATTTGCAGTAACATTTCATGTGATGCCTTAATCAGCGATGTCCGGTGGTTTCTCCTCATTAAAAGGACTTTTATTCTCGTTGTGGGAGCTGCTGGGTTTATATGTAACTTTGTAAGATCTCGATTAACTCTGTAAAgtaccttgaaataatgtacgTTATGAGTTTGTGccatgcaaataaaattgaattgcaTTACGATGGATTGCAGAGATTCATTATTTCCATCATGttctattgttgttttattgtatttattttctgaattacATTCCCAAAATCTAACAAATAAAAGATCCATGCTATTATTTTGAGCTTCACGCTTCATTCTTGATCATGTAAAGAGATGCAGTTTCCACTCAAGAGCCACTTACTTGGAATAAGTGATGGAGATTGTTTTGTCAAAGTTGACAGCTAGAGCACAGATATGTTGAGAAACCATGTTGACTTATTATTAAAGGTAATGCATCATTGTGTCATGTTTATAATCCCTGTGTAACCTCCCTGACGAACAGGACGGGATGCACCCCTTATCATTTACTGTAACTGGAAAATGAGAGCAGGAGAACACCACAGTTGTTTGTCAGTAACATTGTCCTGTCACTGAATGGTTTGATGAGAATCAAATTGATGCAGATCACTTGCTATGGCCTTCACAGTCACAGTGTCCTGGTCTCAACCTATAGTTAAACTCCCATGAGAGTTATTGGGCTGATGTGTCTGACGGTGCTCTTCTCGCCACCATCGCCAAAACACCAAACGAGGGAATAATCCCAcatgctgctgttattttggcaCCAAGTGGTGGCCCAAGACTTGTCGTTTTTAGCAAGACACTTGAcgttgttttttcctctcatttgtTATCCATcagtatttatattattattgggCTTTAGGGGTTTGCGAAATATCAGGCTaataaatgagaggaaaagtATAGGCTTGTTTAACTTTCAGAGAATGAATCTTGTCACCCGTTGGTATCCATGAAACACAGCGAAAATCTCTATCAGGATCCAACATCATGTTCTCACACCTACATGTGGCAGAATCTGTACATATGGAGCTGTTGCAAgtatgaatgaaaagaaaaagcagtgtAAATGTGAATCGGTGACAAAAAGCTTCGGTGCTTTGACCTGACATTGAACAGCATAGATAAGGATGGTCAACAAGTAAGAATGAAACTAAAAACAGCTGGTCAAATTACTTTCACTTTGAAGAGCTACACAAAATGACACAAAGGTGAATAATCAAAGACAAATTATCAGTCGTAAATTGATATCAATCTTTATTGATCACCACATAACACAACAATTTGCAGTAACATTTCATGTGATGCCTTAATCAGCGATGTCCGGTGGTTTCTCCTCATTAAAAGGACTTTTATTCTCGTTGTGGGAGCTGCTGGGTTTATATGTAACTTTGTAAGATCTCAATTAACTCTGTAAAgtaccttgaaataatgtacgTTATGAGTTTGTGccatgcaaataaaattgaattgcaTTACGATGGATTGCAGAGATTCATTATTTCCATCATGttctattgttgttttattgtatttattttctgaattacATTCCCAAAATCTAACAAATAAAAGATCCATGCTCTTATTTTGAGCTTCACGCTTCATTCTTGATCATGTAAAGAGATGCAGTTTCCACTCAAGAGCCACTTACTTGGAATAAGTGATGGAGATTGTTTTGTCAAAGTTGAATATTTactaaaaaaatcatatttaataaaaGTTTTCAAGGAATGAAACTTTATGAGCAtagtttaaaaatgtaacaagacaaaacataattttcatGTGTACATCATCAATCAGGGGAAATGacacattaatattattacttaACACATCTGTGCTGAGACAAATCATgtgagaacaaaacaaacaaataaaatgaaagtttactttttttcatttttgttttaattttataagCCAAGAGCCACAGACGCTTTTTGATCTTTTAtcattcacacattttacaataacaacacattaaacaaagtaccttttcataatttaataatatCAAGCATCAATTtcagatatttaaaaactttacaaaaataaagattgATTTGATATTTACAATAGATTATTTACATCAACCAGTGCAAGCCATACTGTTCATTattatcatactctgtatattatatttacagATTATAATTTTTAAGCTTTTACATGATCAGTATCTTATATTATCTACATAATATCACAGTAGAATATTCACATATTTAGAAATAAAGAGTCAAAGGGTGATTCAAAGGACAATTTTCATGGACACATTCAGGAAGTGCCACTCATAGTTCACTCTTTATCACTCAGTGTCTGGCTGGTGTCCTGATGTCCCAGAGACGAATCCTCCCTTCTCTTGAGCTCTGATCAAATGTCGACACAGCGGGCAGGTGCCGAACTGCTGGAGGACCTTAGGGGTGCAGAGCTTGCACAGACACCGGTGACCACAGGGCAGGGTGATCCTGGCCTCGCTTCCCAAGCACACCACACAGTATTCATCTGTGATCACAATAGGGAAATCATCAATACAAGTCTGGCTGCTTCAGCTCAAACACgatcacagacagaaacactggaCTCAAAGAGTGTTTGGACGGGAGCAGTCTTACCTGTTAAGATGTCCTTGTCAAGACAGGTGATGTATTCATTTCTGCAGAGGGTGAAGACGTCAGATATCAAACGGCTGTCAACATCAGGCGAGGTGGGGGGTTCGGGTGCAGGACAAGATCTGGAAGTGGaaatcagcttcttcttctctgagccTGCAGcaaagagcaagagagacaaTATATCACCATTTCTATCAAATTCATCCAAACTATACCCTGTCAGCAAATAGATACCAAGAGAAAGGTCGTGGTACTGTGATGGTAAACTTACCCAGGAGTAAAATGGAGCATGTCTGTCCGTAGATGTCTATCATGGCCCACAGTGGCAGCCTCAGGTCCACTCCTGTCAGCAGTTTGTGTGGCTTGCTGTTGTTGCTTGTGACATATATGCTGCCGCCACACGAAACCCAGAACTCAATTTCTGAGCCCTCCTGACAGCAGTTCTCGGGTATGGGAGCAGCCCAGTGGCCGGGGCTGTCGCTGAGGTTGGGAATGGCCATCATAGGCAGTGGCAGGGTTCTGTCTGAGGGCGACACGTTTGTGAAGCCCACACGCAGAGCCCCGTGCCACGAGATCAAATCTTTCTCCACCCTCAAACGAATCTTCTCCAGGACCTTCACTGGGCGGCTGCTGAATACCAGACCGTTTTTGAAAGTGCTCCCGGTCCTCTCTGCGCGTCGACCCCCACAGCTCAGGCGGACCATCTGTCCCACTGCATGACTGTGGAAGGTCAAAGGGCCGAGGCAGAACACGCCGCACCTGTGTGACGTCTGTGATGCATCACCTGCAAAAAAGTTAAGAATGGGTTCAGAGTGTATTTTGGACAATAACAATTAAATACTGGACAGTGATCCTCTTAAAATGTAttactttctttttattgtttaatgacAAGTTATTAAACCAAACACAGCTTCGAAATTGCCCATATCTTTTTGATAACAATGCACACAGCAATAAAACGTGTTGTTTTATTGCTGTGTGTCACTCTGAAAGTAGCTTATGCTTTTATTTCCTGCCTCATAAATCAGGTAGAAAAAAAGAGTGAGTCATGTATCTTCGTTCATCTCACAGGCTTGACTCACACATTTGCAGTAATACATTTTGTTATACCTGAAAAACTTTCCCAGAACCACACATAGGTTAACTCCTCAGTGAATGCTGCATGTTTACAGTCACTTCCTGTAGTTTATTGTTATGTCTTCCCCCTCATTTGTCATTACCTGTTTTGCAGCAATTTTACAACTGATGGGAAAAGACCTGAGTTTAACTTATGTTTTCTCATATCATCAAATTATTAACAATGATCTCTGTCTCAAATGGCATAGAGATTTAGCTCTCATCAGATTTAAATAAggaaatacatatttacatatgATGCAATTATGTTTTAATATCTATTAAATGTTACAATTTggttaataaattaaaattaaataaaaatattttttctgccTAAATAACACATTTCCATTTACagataatcatatttatatttaaagcagTGTTGAAATTGGCATACCAAGTGAGGATTAAAGTAGAAGATCTTACCAGagtttccactgtccttcaccATCATGAAGAGTCTCCCAGTACTTTTCTGAGTGTCTTGGAAGGAGATGTGTTCACGTCTCTGTCATggatctttgtgcagcagtgggagTGTTGTCAGGCTTTAAGAAAGTGCACGTGTGcctccaaaacacaaacagactcacaTGGAATGTGAAAGGGGAGGAACCCGAGGGAGGAACCAAACTTTGGAAATTTTCCTCAGCTTGAGAGCATGGTGGTGCTGGTGCCGTTTCTTTTCATCCCCAATGAGGAGAGTTGTCTGTGTCATATGATTTCCTGTAATAGATTTTACTATCTCACATAGATTAGTTTATTGTACTCGCTTGTTTTTACCCATAAAGTTGGtaatatattttcatctctCCTGGGATATTGAATGCTAACACTCAGTACTAATAATTAAATATCCAGacccccatttattaatttatttctatatttatctaTTCCTacatttgtctatttatttatatgtttatactttccctaaatttatttattttacgtTAATTTAGTTACTTATTTGTACTTGTCATTTTTAG
Proteins encoded in this window:
- the LOC109633704 gene encoding E3 ubiquitin-protein ligase NEURL3, translated to MMVKDSGNSGDASQTSHRCGVFCLGPLTFHSHAVGQMVRLSCGGRRAERTGSTFKNGLVFSSRPVKVLEKIRLRVEKDLISWHGALRVGFTNVSPSDRTLPLPMMAIPNLSDSPGHWAAPIPENCCQEGSEIEFWVSCGGSIYVTSNNSKPHKLLTGVDLRLPLWAMIDIYGQTCSILLLGSEKKKLISTSRSCPAPEPPTSPDVDSRLISDVFTLCRNEYITCLDKDILTDEYCVVCLGSEARITLPCGHRCLCKLCTPKVLQQFGTCPLCRHLIRAQEKGGFVSGTSGHQPDTE